The Sulfolobus acidocaldarius DSM 639 genome has a window encoding:
- a CDS encoding 4Fe-4S dicluster domain-containing protein: MIRLNVGLIVSKKAREILGDELLVSIFNDGEIAYVAEYGDFIEKDLKENSVNALVVVSESENRNIKDFLSNIDELTNIHPLSVEVLDINWLQSREQAKALILAYISKASLSFLARRVQPLRNKNLTRRSLLRRKLYYYKPYPVLAQEISFEREMKYLSSLCELVVKTPEGPQVSDPDKCTSCGFCSGMSFLGYLEMPNFSTDQVIAFINTLSKYAPTDKPGIVLITCNRITDIPKLKEAYIYPLISPCVSSVHDSFLTAILVSGFYPVLYSPDSSCELRDRAKIRAEVAIKRFPGTEIRFPYVEDLNELEDVLRNVASNSLMLTRNEIPQDIVLSRSRRRNLLLWSISQFRSQSKLNEEDEIPGVFKVVVDPDKCVLCGVCVRSCQMLVFDIKNTSSSTTLYHDLSYCIGSQRCVRNCPEGAITLVGSVKIKELGNRSVVSATIGKCKYCGKPLDSIKVKNRVSEILMSSGINDIEDYVDVCNDCKQKNMSKKWVEKTLGLSKK, translated from the coding sequence ATGATAAGACTAAATGTTGGGCTAATAGTATCTAAGAAGGCTAGAGAAATACTAGGAGATGAACTTTTAGTTAGTATATTTAATGATGGAGAGATTGCGTATGTAGCTGAATATGGGGACTTCATCGAGAAAGATCTCAAAGAGAATAGCGTAAATGCATTAGTTGTAGTTAGTGAGAGCGAAAACAGGAATATCAAGGACTTTTTGAGTAACATAGACGAGTTAACCAATATACACCCTTTGTCCGTGGAAGTGTTAGACATTAACTGGCTACAGTCAAGGGAGCAAGCAAAAGCCCTGATATTAGCTTACATAAGCAAAGCTTCCCTCTCTTTCCTTGCCCGGAGAGTTCAACCACTACGAAACAAGAACTTAACCAGGAGATCACTCTTAAGGAGAAAACTGTACTATTATAAACCCTACCCTGTACTTGCCCAGGAGATCTCCTTTGAAAGGGAGATGAAATACCTCTCATCACTTTGTGAATTAGTGGTGAAGACCCCAGAGGGTCCACAGGTCTCCGATCCTGATAAGTGTACTTCCTGTGGATTTTGCTCAGGTATGTCGTTCTTAGGTTACCTGGAAATGCCTAACTTCAGTACAGACCAGGTCATTGCATTTATTAACACACTGAGTAAGTATGCCCCTACAGATAAGCCCGGTATAGTCCTGATCACGTGCAACAGGATTACAGATATACCTAAACTGAAAGAGGCATACATATATCCTCTTATATCTCCCTGTGTCTCATCAGTTCACGACTCTTTCCTGACAGCAATCCTGGTCTCTGGTTTTTACCCCGTGCTATACTCCCCTGACAGCTCTTGTGAACTGAGAGATAGGGCAAAGATAAGGGCAGAAGTTGCTATCAAGAGATTCCCTGGAACCGAAATACGATTCCCTTATGTGGAGGATCTAAATGAATTAGAGGACGTGTTGAGGAATGTTGCCAGCAATTCCCTAATGTTGACCAGGAACGAGATACCTCAGGACATAGTTTTATCGAGAAGTAGAAGGAGGAATTTACTATTGTGGTCGATTTCTCAGTTCAGATCACAGTCAAAGCTGAATGAGGAAGACGAGATACCTGGAGTATTTAAGGTGGTTGTAGATCCTGATAAGTGCGTTCTTTGTGGAGTTTGTGTAAGATCTTGTCAAATGTTGGTATTTGACATTAAAAATACCTCGAGCAGTACAACGCTGTATCACGATTTATCATATTGCATAGGTTCGCAGAGGTGTGTCAGAAATTGTCCAGAGGGGGCGATAACACTAGTGGGATCTGTTAAAATAAAGGAACTGGGTAACAGGTCGGTGGTCTCGGCAACAATAGGTAAGTGCAAGTACTGTGGGAAGCCACTAGATTCAATAAAGGTGAAAAACAGAGTAAGTGAGATTTTGATGAGTTCAGGAATAAATGACATTGAAGACTATGTTGACGTGTGTAACGATTGCAAACAGAAGAACATGAGTAAAAAGTGGGTTGAAAAGACATTGGGGTTGAGCAAAAAATGA
- a CDS encoding HAD family hydrolase produces the protein MNFVITLLNTLIRAPNLKEILKQIEGSDYFKVEINPTNITVNSDAYLLEELSYRGRIFIATNVPSKLAYEILNRFNLDSFITRVVSAEDVGMFTTNPKFFEYLYRMTGIQRGTGYFITSNTLSINNAKSHQFKVVMIDREGINSVNLVDVIKVKDLKKIVELTGKSYVDTKIGDSSLRCK, from the coding sequence ATGAACTTCGTTATAACTTTGCTTAACACGTTGATAAGAGCCCCTAATTTAAAGGAAATCCTGAAGCAAATCGAGGGATCTGATTATTTCAAGGTCGAAATTAATCCTACAAACATAACTGTGAACTCTGATGCTTATCTCCTAGAGGAGCTCTCCTATAGGGGGAGGATATTCATAGCTACGAATGTCCCGTCTAAATTAGCCTATGAGATCTTAAACAGGTTTAACCTGGACAGTTTCATTACCAGAGTAGTCTCTGCTGAAGATGTAGGCATGTTTACCACAAATCCTAAATTTTTTGAATATTTATACAGAATGACTGGAATACAGAGGGGAACAGGTTATTTCATAACTTCCAATACCCTCTCAATAAATAATGCAAAGTCACATCAATTTAAGGTGGTCATGATAGACCGTGAGGGCATAAATTCCGTAAACCTGGTGGATGTAATAAAAGTTAAGGACCTTAAGAAGATCGTTGAACTGACAGGTAAGAGTTATGTCGACACCAAAATTGGCGATTCGTCATTGAGGTGTAAGTGA
- a CDS encoding DUF2299 domain-containing protein, producing the protein MISDSEIVEIFKELGMKVKEEKQQGLHFHVSISPPTANSAIVSIIRPTAFSKYYVVTMAIEVDPPKLNKKVLREIGVELARLNVEFYVMPPDKPTTIQIAKLLYQEDLSKNELINTVTLVKNAGFIVFNILSGENMND; encoded by the coding sequence TTGATATCCGACTCAGAAATCGTTGAAATATTTAAGGAGTTGGGAATGAAGGTAAAGGAGGAAAAACAGCAAGGGTTACACTTTCACGTCAGTATATCTCCACCAACTGCAAACTCCGCCATAGTGTCTATAATAAGACCCACAGCCTTTTCGAAGTACTATGTGGTGACTATGGCAATAGAGGTTGACCCACCTAAACTGAATAAGAAAGTGTTGAGGGAGATCGGTGTAGAGTTGGCTAGGCTAAATGTGGAATTTTACGTTATGCCACCAGATAAACCAACTACAATTCAGATTGCTAAGCTATTATATCAAGAGGACTTAAGTAAAAACGAATTAATAAACACGGTAACACTTGTGAAGAATGCAGGTTTTATCGTATTTAATATACTTAGTGGAGAAAATATGAATGACTAG
- the nrfD gene encoding NrfD/PsrC family molybdoenzyme membrane anchor subunit yields MGLFTAPAPGTNFGINSPLLQINQYPEWDVTVALALYFTGLAGMLMAITSILEFTGRYPSLVKRNSIFVFIFAVLSLVAFDIHLGVPIRGFYAPANAFAALLNSWMARGIEFVGGLLVFSLIFMAIKVLDVKNVVATWVFAILGLVAGIFSTTYSGFELSAATGVPFWNNGGLPALFLASGIVGGSAWSYIISLVTKGEEGIRARRLTAKLLAYSAVAELATWFLFMANVNFVYVFNEVAYNYMISAVTFVIDLALLGLAFVVPGVGNLMMWRMLRKTSSQSPSPSPIDFPNYLKIIILVVAILALVSGFFTREDILFAGQYAYQVAPLTPFQYTNGQPTPIGAFGWRS; encoded by the coding sequence ATGGGTCTATTCACTGCACCAGCTCCAGGTACTAATTTTGGAATAAACTCACCACTGTTGCAGATTAACCAATATCCTGAATGGGATGTAACAGTCGCACTAGCACTCTATTTTACTGGACTTGCAGGAATGTTGATGGCTATAACTTCAATCCTAGAGTTCACTGGGAGATATCCAAGTTTGGTGAAGAGAAACTCAATCTTCGTATTTATATTTGCTGTCCTATCCCTGGTAGCATTTGATATACATTTAGGAGTACCTATAAGAGGGTTCTATGCCCCTGCAAATGCATTCGCGGCTCTTTTGAATTCGTGGATGGCAAGAGGTATTGAATTCGTGGGAGGACTGCTAGTTTTCTCATTGATTTTTATGGCTATTAAGGTACTTGATGTGAAAAATGTTGTTGCCACATGGGTGTTTGCAATTTTAGGGCTCGTGGCAGGCATTTTTTCCACGACTTATAGTGGTTTTGAACTATCTGCTGCGACTGGTGTACCTTTCTGGAATAATGGAGGGCTTCCTGCACTTTTCTTAGCGTCAGGTATAGTAGGTGGTAGTGCATGGAGTTATATAATAAGTCTAGTGACGAAGGGCGAGGAAGGAATAAGGGCTAGAAGGCTTACTGCAAAACTTTTAGCATACTCTGCAGTAGCTGAGCTAGCAACGTGGTTCCTCTTCATGGCAAACGTCAATTTCGTTTACGTATTCAACGAAGTAGCCTATAACTACATGATATCAGCAGTAACGTTTGTAATAGACCTAGCATTACTAGGATTGGCATTTGTAGTGCCTGGTGTAGGTAATCTAATGATGTGGAGAATGTTGAGGAAAACTAGCTCACAATCTCCAAGTCCTTCACCTATTGACTTTCCTAATTACTTGAAAATAATTATACTGGTCGTCGCAATATTAGCTTTAGTCTCTGGGTTCTTCACCAGGGAGGATATACTTTTCGCCGGTCAATACGCATATCAAGTAGCCCCACTAACGCCATTCCAATATACTAATGGTCAGCCCACACCTATAGGTGCATTTGGGTGGAGAAGTTAG
- a CDS encoding MFS transporter, which translates to MEKIVKSVDASKWTTVHSLMFASVVVGYFMWGVISSIAPLIYPSINSVLFLLTPTLAALAGNLILSFFSDRKLGRKVTFFITMTLYSVGTILIILASVLSGFNTSSLAQFPYILLIVIGIILGEFGVEGEVPIMLSYSAEMMPLNYRDSILILGPNFDNIGATVAALIGYLTYSLSNSFTIELLALSLVAILGIIFGIVIRFLLPESVRWLMAKGDISKAEREANKVAKEIGEINTQTQVKDDTSLISRYIFLVIIGVTQYLTYGLMAFTVADYYFSSSQTPFIIFIANLGASVSGFIATVLVRRINTRMFSLISYMGGALSMIPIVLLTMNFNVGIFYILLFINMLFSEFSWAVRTLYEPVLMPNNIRAFMIGLVRIFPIAAYGISLVVTSSFSLLDYLILNFGLWLMGGIASLIWYRKGVDTVRVPLEKLEKK; encoded by the coding sequence ATGGAAAAAATAGTAAAATCAGTAGATGCATCCAAGTGGACTACAGTTCACTCCCTAATGTTCGCGTCAGTTGTGGTAGGCTATTTCATGTGGGGTGTTATATCCTCCATAGCCCCATTGATCTATCCCAGCATTAATAGCGTTTTATTTTTGCTCACACCTACACTTGCAGCATTAGCAGGAAACCTAATCCTATCTTTCTTTTCAGATAGAAAACTAGGGAGAAAGGTTACGTTCTTTATAACCATGACCCTTTACTCGGTAGGTACGATTCTGATAATACTTGCATCTGTACTATCAGGTTTCAACACCAGTAGTTTAGCCCAGTTTCCGTATATCTTACTTATAGTAATAGGCATTATACTTGGGGAATTTGGGGTTGAAGGTGAGGTTCCTATTATGTTGTCATATAGTGCAGAGATGATGCCATTGAACTATAGAGACAGCATCTTAATACTAGGACCAAATTTTGACAATATCGGCGCTACAGTGGCTGCTTTAATAGGTTACCTGACTTATAGCTTATCAAACTCATTTACGATTGAACTTCTCGCCTTGTCCCTAGTTGCGATACTAGGAATCATATTTGGAATCGTAATAAGGTTCCTTTTACCTGAGTCTGTTAGGTGGCTTATGGCTAAAGGGGATATAAGTAAAGCGGAGAGAGAGGCTAATAAGGTCGCTAAGGAAATTGGAGAGATTAATACACAGACTCAAGTCAAGGATGATACTAGTTTAATCTCTAGATACATATTTCTTGTTATTATAGGGGTTACACAATATCTTACATATGGCTTAATGGCATTTACTGTTGCTGACTATTATTTTTCAAGTTCACAGACTCCTTTTATAATATTCATAGCCAATTTAGGGGCATCTGTTTCAGGTTTCATAGCAACTGTTCTTGTAAGAAGGATTAATACTAGAATGTTCTCCTTAATATCCTATATGGGAGGCGCATTAAGTATGATACCGATAGTATTACTCACAATGAATTTTAATGTGGGAATTTTCTACATTCTTCTCTTTATAAATATGTTATTTAGTGAGTTTAGTTGGGCAGTGAGGACTTTATATGAGCCTGTATTAATGCCCAATAACATAAGGGCTTTCATGATAGGACTCGTAAGGATATTTCCAATTGCCGCTTATGGGATTTCTCTTGTTGTTACATCATCATTTTCTCTCCTAGACTATCTAATCCTCAATTTCGGTTTATGGCTTATGGGTGGTATAGCTAGTCTAATCTGGTATAGAAAGGGAGTAGATACCGTAAGGGTGCCTTTGGAAAAATTGGAGAAAAAATAA